One Citrobacter amalonaticus genomic window carries:
- the dedD gene encoding cell division protein DedD: MASKFQNRLVGTIVLVALGVIVLPGLLDGQKKHYQDEFAAIPLVPKPGDRDEPDMMPAATQALPTQPPEGAAEEVRAGDAAAPSLDPSRYASANNPELDTTPAPVEQPKPKPVEKPKPQPKPQPPVEATPAPVPAPAPKPAAEEKPAPTGKAYVVQLGALKNADKVNEIVGKLRAAGFRVYTSPSTPVQGKITRILVGPDASRDKLKGSLGELQQISGLSGVVMGYSPN, translated from the coding sequence GTGGCGAGTAAGTTTCAGAATCGTTTAGTCGGCACGATTGTGCTGGTCGCGCTGGGCGTCATTGTGTTGCCCGGGCTGCTCGACGGGCAGAAAAAACATTATCAGGATGAATTCGCGGCGATCCCGCTGGTCCCGAAACCGGGCGATCGCGATGAGCCGGATATGATGCCAGCGGCAACGCAGGCATTGCCGACCCAGCCGCCAGAAGGGGCGGCGGAAGAGGTACGGGCAGGCGATGCGGCGGCGCCGTCGTTGGATCCGTCACGCTATGCATCAGCGAATAATCCTGAGCTTGATACGACGCCAGCGCCGGTAGAACAGCCCAAACCAAAACCGGTTGAAAAGCCGAAGCCGCAACCGAAGCCACAGCCGCCTGTAGAGGCAACGCCTGCTCCGGTTCCCGCTCCTGCGCCAAAACCGGCGGCAGAAGAGAAACCGGCGCCGACGGGTAAAGCCTACGTTGTGCAGTTAGGTGCGCTGAAAAATGCCGATAAGGTCAATGAGATCGTGGGTAAACTTCGTGCCGCAGGTTTCCGGGTATATACTTCTCCGTCAACGCCAGTACAGGGTAAAATAACCCGTATTCTCGTGGGGCCGGATGCATCACGCGACAAGCTGAAAGGCTCGCTCGGCGAGTTACAGCAAATCTCCGGATTAAGCGGAGTGGTGATGGGGTACAGCCCGAACTAA
- the folC gene encoding bifunctional tetrahydrofolate synthase/dihydrofolate synthase produces MNNKRIPKATSPLASWLSYLENLHAKTIDLGLERVSQVAARLGVLKPAPFVFTVAGTNGKGTTCRTLESVLTAAGYNVGVYSSPHLVRYTERVRVRGNELPESAHTESFAEIEAARGDISLTYFEYGTLSALWLFKQAQLDVVILEVGLGGRLDATNIVDADVGIVTSIALDHTDWLGPDRESIGREKAGIFRAGKPAIVGEPEMPYTIADVALEKGVRLQRRGEDWQFTVTETGWSFSDRHGTLVDLPLPQVPQPNAATALAALRASGLNVSEQAIRDGIARAILPGRFQIVSESPRVILDVAHNPHAAEYLTGRLKMLPKKGRVLAVIGMLHDKDIAGTLAWLKSVVDDWYCAPLEGPRGATAEQLLEHLGKGSVYDSVALAWHAALADARPEDTVLVCGSFHTVAHVMEVMDAGRIGGE; encoded by the coding sequence ATGAATAACAAACGTATTCCTAAAGCCACGTCGCCCCTGGCCTCGTGGCTTTCTTATCTGGAAAACCTCCACGCGAAAACGATCGATCTGGGCCTTGAGCGCGTAAGCCAGGTGGCGGCGCGACTGGGCGTACTGAAGCCTGCACCGTTTGTCTTCACCGTGGCTGGCACTAATGGTAAAGGCACGACCTGCCGGACGCTGGAGTCCGTATTGACGGCGGCGGGGTATAACGTCGGGGTATACAGTTCGCCGCATCTGGTGCGTTACACCGAACGCGTCCGCGTGCGTGGCAATGAACTGCCCGAATCGGCTCACACCGAATCCTTTGCGGAGATCGAAGCGGCGCGTGGGGATATCTCGCTGACCTATTTTGAATACGGCACGTTGTCCGCATTGTGGCTGTTTAAGCAGGCGCAACTGGATGTAGTGATCCTGGAAGTTGGGCTGGGCGGACGACTCGACGCGACGAATATTGTCGATGCCGATGTTGGCATAGTCACCAGCATCGCGTTGGATCATACCGACTGGCTGGGGCCGGATCGTGAAAGCATTGGTCGTGAAAAGGCCGGTATTTTCCGTGCGGGAAAACCGGCGATTGTCGGCGAACCCGAAATGCCCTATACCATCGCCGATGTCGCGCTGGAGAAAGGCGTGCGGTTACAGCGTCGTGGCGAAGACTGGCAGTTTACGGTAACGGAGACGGGCTGGTCCTTTAGCGACCGCCACGGCACTCTGGTGGATTTACCGCTGCCGCAGGTTCCGCAACCCAATGCGGCGACCGCGCTGGCGGCACTGCGCGCCAGCGGCCTGAACGTCAGTGAACAGGCGATCCGCGACGGGATTGCCCGGGCGATTCTTCCGGGACGTTTCCAGATTGTGAGCGAGTCGCCGCGCGTCATCCTTGATGTCGCGCATAATCCCCATGCAGCGGAATATCTCACCGGACGACTGAAAATGTTGCCGAAAAAGGGGCGCGTTCTTGCCGTTATCGGTATGCTACATGATAAGGATATTGCGGGAACGTTGGCCTGGTTGAAAAGCGTGGTCGACGACTGGTATTGTGCTCCGCTGGAAGGCCCCCGGGGCGCAACGGCAGAACAACTGCTGGAACATCTCGGTAAAGGCAGTGTCTATGACAGTGTCGCGCTGGCATGGCATGCCGCTCTGGCAGACGCGAGACCAGAAGATACCGTACTGGTGTGTGGTTCATTTCACACGGTTGCACATGTCATGGAAGTGATGGACGCGGGGAGAATCGGTGGCGAGTAA
- the accD gene encoding acetyl-CoA carboxylase, carboxyltransferase subunit beta has product MSWIERIKSNITPTRKASIPEGVWTKCDSCGQVLYRAELERNLEVCPKCDHHMRMSARNRLHSLLDEGTLVELGSELEPKDVLKFRDSKKYKDRLASAQKETGEKDALVVMKGTLHGMPVVAAAFEFAFMGGSMGSVVGARFVRAVEQALEDNCPLICFSASGGARMQEALMSLMQMAKTSAALAKMQERGLPYISVLTDPTMGGVSASFAMLGDLNIAEPKALIGFAGPRVIEQTVREKLPPGFQRSEFLIEKGAIDMIVRRPEMRLKLASILAKLMNLPAPNPDTPREGVVVPPVPDQEPEA; this is encoded by the coding sequence ATGAGCTGGATTGAACGAATTAAAAGCAACATTACTCCCACCCGCAAGGCAAGCATTCCTGAAGGGGTGTGGACTAAGTGTGATAGCTGCGGTCAGGTTTTATACCGTGCTGAGCTGGAACGTAATCTTGAGGTCTGTCCGAAGTGTGACCATCACATGCGTATGTCGGCGCGTAACCGCCTGCATAGCCTGTTAGATGAAGGAACGCTGGTGGAGCTGGGTAGCGAACTCGAGCCGAAAGACGTACTGAAGTTCCGTGACTCCAAGAAATACAAAGACCGTCTGGCGTCCGCGCAAAAGGAAACCGGCGAGAAAGATGCGCTGGTCGTGATGAAGGGTACGCTTCACGGCATGCCGGTCGTTGCAGCGGCATTTGAGTTTGCTTTCATGGGCGGCTCGATGGGTTCTGTCGTCGGCGCTCGTTTTGTACGTGCCGTTGAACAGGCGCTGGAAGATAACTGCCCGCTGATTTGCTTCTCCGCCTCCGGCGGCGCGCGTATGCAGGAAGCGCTGATGTCGCTGATGCAGATGGCGAAAACTTCCGCGGCGCTGGCAAAAATGCAGGAGCGCGGGCTGCCGTACATCTCCGTGCTGACCGACCCGACAATGGGCGGCGTCTCTGCAAGCTTCGCGATGCTGGGCGATCTCAACATTGCTGAACCGAAAGCGCTGATCGGCTTCGCGGGTCCGCGCGTTATCGAGCAAACCGTACGTGAGAAACTGCCGCCTGGATTCCAGCGCAGTGAGTTCCTGATCGAAAAAGGCGCTATCGATATGATCGTCCGCCGTCCGGAGATGCGCCTGAAGCTGGCGAGCATTCTGGCGAAGCTGATGAATCTGCCGGCGCCAAATCCGGATACCCCGCGTGAAGGCGTGGTGGTGCCGCCGGTGCCGGATCAGGAACCCGAGGCCTGA
- a CDS encoding DedA family protein yields the protein MDLIYFLIDFILHIDVHLAELVAEYGVWVYAILFLILFCETGLVVTPFLPGDSLLFVAGALASLGTNDLNVHLMVVLMLIAAIVGDAVNYTIGRLFGEKLFSNPDSKIFRRSYLDKTHQFYEKHGGKTIILARFVPIVRTFAPFVAGMGHMSYRHFAAYNVIGALLWVLLFTYAGYFFGTIPMIQNNLKLLIVGIIVVSILPGVAEIIRHKRAASRVTK from the coding sequence ATGGACCTGATTTACTTTCTCATCGATTTTATCCTGCACATTGATGTGCACCTGGCGGAGCTGGTCGCAGAGTACGGCGTCTGGGTTTACGCAATACTGTTCCTGATTCTGTTTTGTGAAACGGGGCTGGTGGTGACGCCGTTCCTGCCAGGGGACTCCCTGCTGTTTGTGGCGGGGGCGCTGGCGTCGCTGGGCACCAACGATCTCAATGTGCACCTGATGGTGGTGTTGATGCTGATTGCCGCGATTGTCGGGGATGCGGTGAACTACACTATTGGTCGACTGTTCGGCGAGAAGCTATTCAGTAACCCGGACTCGAAGATTTTCCGCCGCAGCTATCTGGACAAAACGCACCAGTTTTACGAAAAACACGGCGGAAAAACCATCATTCTCGCCCGTTTTGTGCCGATCGTCAGAACATTTGCACCGTTTGTGGCGGGAATGGGACATATGTCGTATCGTCATTTTGCGGCGTATAACGTGATAGGCGCGCTGCTGTGGGTTCTGCTCTTTACCTATGCCGGTTACTTCTTCGGCACCATTCCGATGATTCAGAACAACCTTAAGTTGCTGATAGTCGGGATTATTGTGGTATCGATCCTGCCGGGCGTGGCGGAAATTATTCGCCATAAACGCGCTGCGTCACGTGTAACAAAATAG
- the truA gene encoding tRNA pseudouridine(38-40) synthase TruA: MSDLQQSPVYKIALGIEYDGSKYYGWQRQNEVRSVQEKLEKALSQVANEPINVFCAGRTDAGVHGTGQVVHFETTALRKDAAWTLGVNANLPGDIAVRWVKAVPEDFHARFSATARRYRYIIYNHRLRPAVLGKGVTHYYEPLDAERMHRAAQCLIGENDFTSFRAVQCQSRTPWRNVMHITVSRHGAYVVVDIKANAFVHHMVRNIVGSLMEVGAHNQPESWIAELLAAKDRTLAAATAKAEGLYLVAVDYPDRFDLPKPPMGPLFLAD, from the coding sequence ATGTCTGACCTGCAACAATCGCCGGTGTATAAAATTGCGCTGGGCATCGAGTATGACGGCAGCAAATATTATGGCTGGCAGCGTCAGAATGAAGTCCGCAGTGTGCAGGAAAAGCTGGAAAAGGCGCTTTCACAGGTCGCCAATGAACCGATTAACGTCTTTTGCGCCGGACGCACCGATGCCGGTGTGCACGGCACCGGGCAGGTTGTGCATTTTGAAACCACCGCGCTGCGTAAAGATGCGGCATGGACATTGGGTGTAAATGCGAATTTGCCTGGTGACATTGCGGTGCGATGGGTGAAAGCTGTACCGGAAGATTTTCACGCGCGATTCAGCGCCACGGCTCGCCGATATCGTTACATCATCTACAATCATCGGTTACGTCCGGCGGTGTTAGGCAAAGGTGTGACGCATTATTACGAGCCGCTGGACGCCGAACGCATGCATCGTGCGGCGCAGTGTCTGATTGGCGAGAATGACTTTACGTCGTTTCGCGCCGTCCAGTGCCAGTCGCGCACGCCGTGGCGTAACGTGATGCACATTACGGTATCGCGTCATGGGGCGTATGTGGTGGTCGATATCAAAGCGAATGCCTTTGTACATCATATGGTCAGGAACATTGTTGGCAGCCTGATGGAAGTAGGTGCCCACAACCAGCCGGAGAGCTGGATAGCAGAGTTGTTAGCGGCAAAGGACAGAACGCTCGCAGCGGCAACGGCGAAGGCCGAAGGACTGTATCTGGTTGCGGTGGACTACCCTGACCGGTTTGACCTTCCTAAACCGCCCATGGGCCCGCTCTTTCTGGCGGACTAA